Proteins found in one Paucidesulfovibrio longus DSM 6739 genomic segment:
- a CDS encoding outer membrane homotrimeric porin — MKRIVVLAALLAMVIGTASMASAADLTATGSWYIAGIWHDGESYNDRTSESDFDVYQRLRTSFNFTANENLKGVLQLEIGTSQWGSGFAALGADQRNIEIKSAYINWVWPNTDVSITAGVLPLALPSGAAGSAVLDDDVAALVVSTPITENIGLLAGWARPYSHLNDANDYDTALDVVFAAVPLTFDGISATPYFAYLYSGDKTAEAAGAAALDNLMIANSTQLATNGENTTAWWGGLAFNMTMFDPITLNASFVYGSADPSVSDGTRSGWLADLAVAYTGLDYVTPELFFTYSTGEDGNASKDADSERLPTISGDYAFGTTFFSSGGMVADQGLQNMTAQLGYWALGLNLKDISFLEGLTHSFTIMYAQGTNDKDFAKNFNDTRATLAVYGRTLTEEDSLWELSMVNKYKIYDELTATLGLSYVAADFDEETWEATGVNNIDATDSARMVIGIEYKF, encoded by the coding sequence ATGAAACGCATTGTGGTCCTGGCGGCTCTGCTCGCCATGGTCATCGGCACCGCCTCCATGGCTTCCGCTGCCGACCTGACCGCCACCGGTTCCTGGTACATCGCCGGCATCTGGCACGACGGCGAGTCCTACAACGACAGAACCTCCGAGAGCGACTTCGACGTCTACCAGCGTCTGCGCACCTCGTTCAACTTCACCGCCAATGAGAACCTGAAGGGCGTCCTGCAGCTCGAGATCGGCACCAGCCAGTGGGGCTCCGGCTTCGCCGCCCTGGGCGCTGACCAGCGTAACATCGAGATCAAGTCCGCCTACATCAACTGGGTGTGGCCCAACACCGATGTTTCCATCACCGCCGGTGTCCTGCCCCTGGCTCTGCCTTCCGGCGCCGCCGGTAGCGCCGTGCTGGACGACGACGTTGCTGCCCTGGTCGTCTCCACCCCGATCACCGAAAACATCGGCCTGCTGGCTGGTTGGGCTCGCCCCTACAGCCACCTGAACGACGCCAACGACTACGACACCGCCCTGGATGTCGTCTTCGCCGCCGTTCCCCTGACCTTTGACGGCATCTCCGCCACCCCGTACTTCGCGTACCTGTACTCCGGCGACAAGACCGCCGAAGCTGCTGGCGCTGCCGCTCTGGACAACCTGATGATCGCCAACTCCACCCAGCTCGCCACCAACGGCGAGAACACCACCGCGTGGTGGGGCGGCCTGGCTTTCAACATGACCATGTTCGATCCGATCACCCTGAACGCCAGCTTCGTGTACGGCTCCGCTGATCCCTCCGTCTCCGACGGCACCCGCTCCGGCTGGTTGGCCGACCTGGCTGTCGCCTACACCGGTCTGGACTACGTGACCCCGGAACTGTTCTTCACCTACTCCACCGGTGAAGACGGCAACGCCTCCAAGGATGCCGATTCCGAGCGTCTGCCCACGATCTCCGGCGACTACGCCTTCGGCACCACCTTCTTCAGCTCCGGCGGCATGGTTGCCGACCAGGGCCTGCAGAACATGACCGCTCAGCTCGGTTACTGGGCCCTCGGCCTGAACCTGAAGGACATCTCCTTCCTGGAAGGTCTGACCCACTCCTTCACGATCATGTACGCCCAGGGCACCAACGACAAGGACTTCGCGAAGAACTTCAATGACACTCGCGCCACCCTTGCCGTGTACGGCCGTACCCTGACCGAAGAAGACTCCCTGTGGGAGCTTTCCATGGTCAACAAGTACAAGATCTACGACGAGCTGACCGCCACCCTGGGCCTGTCCTACGTGGCTGCTGACTTCGACGAAGAGACTTGGGAAGCCACCGGCGTCAACAACATCGACGCCACCGACTCCGCTCGTATGGTCATCGGCATCGAGTACAAGTTCTAA
- the hisD gene encoding histidinol dehydrogenase — translation MPCKTIRYSNESDWSPLRDQLAARKNPDSKVESRVREILERVHAEGDSALVDYTRLFDCPDFSPDMLRVPDSQLETALREVPKTDLEILEQAIHNVRAFHERQRENSWWTTAPDGTLLGQMVSPVDRVGLYVPGGQGGSTPLISSIIMNAVPALVAGVEQVIMVSPPRKDGTLNPYLLATAALLGIKDVFAVGSAWAIGALAYGTASIPACDVIAGPGNIYVATAKALLVGQVGIDMIAGPSEIAIVADESADPAWLAADMLSQAEHDPLAAALLVTTSEALAQKVAKELKAQTAALPRGEIAAKSLSDWGSLVLTPDLNTAVELVNRIAPEHLELCVAEPWPLLGKIRHAGAIFMGHHCPEPVGDYFAGPNHVLPTLGTARFSSALSVQAFCKKTSVIAASPAYVRDHGGKIARLARLEGLEAHARSVEIRFKD, via the coding sequence ATGCCCTGCAAGACCATCCGCTACAGCAACGAAAGCGACTGGTCCCCATTGCGGGATCAGCTTGCCGCGCGGAAAAACCCCGATTCCAAAGTGGAATCCCGCGTTCGAGAAATTCTGGAACGAGTGCATGCCGAAGGGGATTCGGCCCTTGTCGATTACACCCGCCTCTTCGATTGCCCGGATTTTTCGCCCGACATGCTGCGCGTCCCGGATTCGCAACTCGAAACGGCCCTGCGGGAAGTCCCCAAGACCGATCTTGAGATCCTGGAACAAGCCATTCACAACGTCCGCGCATTTCATGAGCGGCAGCGCGAGAATTCCTGGTGGACCACGGCTCCGGACGGAACGCTGCTCGGCCAGATGGTTTCCCCGGTCGACCGCGTGGGACTGTACGTTCCCGGCGGACAAGGGGGATCCACCCCGCTGATCTCCAGCATCATCATGAATGCGGTGCCCGCGCTGGTCGCCGGAGTCGAACAGGTCATCATGGTTTCACCGCCCCGCAAGGACGGCACCCTGAACCCCTACCTGCTCGCCACCGCCGCGCTCCTCGGCATCAAGGACGTCTTCGCGGTGGGCAGCGCCTGGGCCATCGGCGCTCTCGCCTACGGAACAGCGTCCATTCCCGCTTGCGACGTCATCGCCGGTCCGGGCAACATCTACGTGGCCACAGCCAAAGCCCTGCTCGTGGGGCAGGTCGGCATCGACATGATCGCCGGTCCCAGCGAGATCGCCATTGTTGCGGACGAGTCTGCCGATCCTGCATGGCTCGCGGCGGACATGCTCTCCCAGGCGGAGCACGATCCCCTTGCCGCCGCCCTGCTCGTGACCACTTCGGAGGCTCTCGCCCAAAAGGTCGCGAAGGAACTCAAGGCGCAGACCGCTGCTTTGCCCCGCGGAGAAATCGCGGCCAAATCCCTCTCGGATTGGGGCTCGCTTGTCCTCACTCCCGACCTGAACACGGCCGTGGAGCTGGTCAACCGCATCGCGCCGGAACACCTTGAGCTCTGCGTGGCCGAGCCCTGGCCCCTGCTCGGAAAAATCCGCCATGCGGGCGCCATCTTCATGGGCCATCACTGCCCCGAACCGGTGGGTGATTATTTCGCCGGGCCGAACCACGTCCTGCCGACCCTGGGCACGGCGCGGTTCTCCTCGGCCCTGTCCGTACAGGCTTTTTGCAAGAAAACCAGTGTCATCGCCGCGTCGCCCGCCTATGTTCGCGACCACGGCGGCAAAATCGCACGCCTTGCGCGGCTGGAAGGGCTCGAAGCCCACGCCCGCTCGGTGGAAATCCGTTTCAAGGATTAA